A part of Alkalispirochaeta americana genomic DNA contains:
- a CDS encoding glycoside hydrolase family 16 protein: MDPRALGQTVLTGVVIVVFGTVAIPAPVAQPRTITFAGYEWTVRASAKPTAPGGNTFSSAPEDIWVDQSGHLNMTLGNHATEVRSRRPLGYGVYEARFFGRIDHLDPQAVFGFFTFELPSNHQYHREIDIEFSRWGNIEMTNMQFSVQPSAQEENRHRFNLIQEGLATTHRFVWQPGRVDFLSWHGHSDYPPEEHLVAGRFTVHSSVVPDARRERVYFNFWRYQGKPLQSSERELLVVTDFVFQSLEDLEGSLLQR, from the coding sequence ATGGATCCAAGAGCTCTGGGGCAGACAGTTCTGACGGGGGTGGTGATTGTGGTATTTGGAACGGTGGCCATACCAGCGCCGGTAGCGCAACCGCGTACAATCACATTTGCCGGATACGAGTGGACCGTTCGGGCAAGCGCTAAGCCCACCGCTCCGGGTGGCAATACCTTCTCATCAGCTCCCGAGGACATCTGGGTAGACCAGAGCGGCCACCTGAATATGACCCTCGGGAACCATGCCACGGAAGTCCGGTCACGCCGGCCCCTTGGTTACGGCGTTTATGAGGCACGGTTTTTTGGACGGATAGATCATCTTGATCCACAGGCGGTATTTGGTTTCTTCACCTTCGAACTTCCGAGCAATCACCAGTACCATCGAGAGATCGACATCGAGTTTTCCCGATGGGGTAACATCGAGATGACCAACATGCAATTTTCCGTGCAGCCGTCGGCGCAGGAAGAGAACCGGCATCGGTTTAACTTGATCCAGGAGGGGCTTGCCACAACGCATCGTTTTGTGTGGCAGCCAGGAAGGGTGGATTTCCTGAGCTGGCACGGCCATTCTGATTATCCGCCGGAGGAGCATCTGGTGGCCGGGCGCTTTACCGTACACAGCTCTGTTGTGCCGGATGCCCGGCGGGAGCGAGTGTATTTCAACTTCTGGCGCTACCAGGGTAAACCTCTGCAATCGTCGGAACGCGAGCTCCTGGTGGTGACCGATTTCGTTTTTCAGTCCCTGGAAGATCTTGAAGGGAGTCTTCTCCAGAG
- a CDS encoding GGDEF domain-containing response regulator → MNDIQCPTTGLPAGSALEKAIQNLVEHNTSNGWILFIHVDRIEYINTFYTRKEGDETLYRIAQILSRIESSHLYRFAGPIFVMTLTGNTAKALDVAEQLRRAVGDSTELIENLTVSIGLVAADEAESAMKIQDIALDRLKTARRRGGNTICAISHSDEDSEYSSKTVLLVDPESDMLTVLIREIENKGFSVITAQDGLEALQVVSQISPDVIISELTVPKLGGFELRARLRQSEELGAIPFVLLSHRWNDELIREASSLRILHYHQKPLSAVHIAELVKNLAVGRFREEESGCV, encoded by the coding sequence ATGAATGATATACAGTGTCCCACAACGGGCCTGCCCGCAGGCTCTGCACTGGAAAAAGCAATCCAGAATCTGGTTGAACACAACACCAGCAACGGGTGGATTCTGTTTATCCATGTCGACCGAATCGAATATATCAACACCTTCTACACCCGCAAGGAAGGAGACGAGACGCTCTACCGAATAGCACAAATCCTCTCCCGAATTGAATCGTCACATCTCTACCGCTTTGCCGGGCCGATCTTCGTCATGACTCTGACAGGAAACACGGCGAAGGCCCTCGACGTGGCAGAACAACTCCGCCGGGCGGTGGGAGACTCTACAGAACTGATCGAAAACCTCACCGTCTCTATCGGTCTGGTGGCCGCCGATGAGGCTGAATCAGCGATGAAGATCCAGGACATTGCCCTGGATCGCCTGAAAACTGCCCGGAGGCGGGGGGGGAATACCATATGCGCTATCTCGCATTCTGACGAGGACTCGGAATACTCGTCCAAGACGGTGTTGCTGGTAGACCCGGAGTCGGACATGCTCACCGTGCTCATTCGGGAAATCGAGAACAAGGGGTTTTCGGTGATTACCGCCCAAGATGGGTTGGAGGCGTTACAGGTTGTCTCCCAGATTTCGCCGGATGTTATAATATCGGAACTTACCGTGCCGAAGCTGGGCGGATTTGAACTTCGAGCCCGCCTGAGACAGTCAGAGGAACTTGGGGCGATCCCCTTCGTACTTCTCTCTCACCGGTGGAACGACGAATTGATTCGGGAAGCATCGTCTCTGCGGATTCTTCACTACCACCAGAAACCCCTTTCGGCAGTGCACATAGCCGAACTGGTAAAAAATCTCGCTGTCGGACGATTTCGGGAAGAGGAGTCGGGGTGCGTCTGA